In Poecile atricapillus isolate bPoeAtr1 chromosome 1, bPoeAtr1.hap1, whole genome shotgun sequence, the sequence GGCAGGCGGCCGCCGAAGGCGTCGGTCGGGGCGGCGTGCTCGGGCAGCAGCGCGCCGTACTCGGGGCACAGCAGCTCGAAGAACTCGGTGGCCTCCGCGCCCCCGCCGCCCTTCTCCGGCTCCTTGGCGGGCGGcccgcgggcggcggggccgggcagcgccggcTCCGTGAAGAAGGAGGGCGGCAGGTTGCGGTCCCGCAGCGGCACCTTCCGCGGGCCGCCCGCCGCCTTCTccccgccgcccgcgccgccgccgccgcccgccttCGCCTCGgcgccgcccgccgcgccccggccccgctgcagGGAGCCGAAGAGGGCGGCCAGGCTCTTGCTCTGGAGGCTGCTGCCGGCCGCCTGCGCGGGCTCCCGGCgcggcgggggccgggcggggcaGGCGGAGGGCGGGcaggcggcgggcggcggcggggcgatGATGCCGGTGCAGCGCTTGATCTGCTTCTGCAGGTACTTCCTATGGTTCACCTTCCGCCGGGACTTCACCGGCCGGTCTAGCGCCAGCTTGATGTTGCTGGAAGCCGAGTCGATGAAGCTGAGCAGGTCCCGGGTGGCTTCTCTAAAGTCCCCCGcgtcgccgccgccgccctcgTAGCCCTTCTCCAGGTCGGCATAGCCCAGGAGCCCGCCGGCGGCGGGGAAGCAGAAGGAGAGGAGGTGGTGGGGGCTGAGCAGCGCGGCGGGCACGGCCATGGCCGGCGGCGAACGCCGCCGCCCCGAGTTCCGACGGACTCCGCTGGGATGCGCCCGgcgggcggcggcagcggcagcggggaaaaggcggcgggcggggaaggaggaggaggaggaggaggagggatcaGAGCGGGGCTGGCCCCGGCCCTCCCCGCCTCCCCGCCGGCAGCCCCGACCCGGGCTGGCcgcacccacccacccaccgaCCGACCGACCCGGGCGGGATGAGCATCATCCCAGGGCTTGGGCACACCCGCCGAAGGACAGAT encodes:
- the FAM181B gene encoding protein FAM181B, whose amino-acid sequence is MAVPAALLSPHHLLSFCFPAAGGLLGYADLEKGYEGGGGDAGDFREATRDLLSFIDSASSNIKLALDRPVKSRRKVNHRKYLQKQIKRCTGIIAPPPPAACPPSACPARPPPRREPAQAAGSSLQSKSLAALFGSLQRGRGAAGGAEAKAGGGGGAGGGEKAAGGPRKVPLRDRNLPPSFFTEPALPGPAARGPPAKEPEKGGGGAEATEFFELLCPEYGALLPEHAAPTDAFGGRLPAELGLEHGLYELPLPAGPHPLLGGLLYPEPPWSPAAPCSPPRKAPAEPLRPLYPGGAEPVPGGGGGEEPGGHLPAGFAPFFPECPLPPPQPPYDYGGGYHRGGYPGL